Genomic segment of Eleutherodactylus coqui strain aEleCoq1 chromosome 1, aEleCoq1.hap1, whole genome shotgun sequence:
CTTGTAGATTGAAAAAGGAGTGCAGCTCCTGGTGAATCTTCTCCAACATCCGTCTCTGCAAAAGTCATCCAAGGCTTGGTATCTACTAAAAGTTCAAATTTTGCAGGAGCTTTCAATGTTTCTTAGGCTTCCACCTTCAGTTTTGCTCCCAGATCTCTACAAGCAGCTCCAATCGCATGGTAATGTCATTTACAGCTTTTGCAAACTTAATAATTTTGTAGGTATGTTTTTCACCTTGGAACTTCACATGGTGGTAAAGGAaaacttaaaggtgttgtcttgtaaactattgatggccatcaatagtagatcagcagaggtccgtcgcctgggacccctgccaatcagctgtttgccaggttgGTGTGCTCATGCACCGATGTGATTTCTGAGAAGGATCTGTTCCCGTTGcggtggcctggcttggtattacaagcaggTTTCCTATTGACGTGAATGGGAATCTTTGCCTGCTCACCACTGCAGCATGGACGGAACTGTAGGTTACCTGACGAAATCTGCTCAGTGTACAAGCACACAGGCGAACAGCTGACTGGCTGTGGTCCTGggtgacagacccccactgatcggctattgatgacctgaagATAGTTCACCAGTAGTTTACAACAAGACAACTCCTTTCAGTGATATGTTTCAGGTGTTCTTAAAGGGGCTGCTTCAGTCCTATGTATAGAAAGACTTGTTTAATGTGAGTAATTCAATTTTATGTgaagttaaaaaattttttttttttccttacagggTGGCATAACTCTGAGACTGCTCTTACAGAAGCTCACAAGTTGCTTAGGAGCATTGTACTACTTTTACTTGGAAATGATGTTCTGTCCACTTCAAAGGCCACATCTGATTCGCGCTTTGTGGACAACGGtataaatgcttttttttacctCGAATAATGGTTATTAGGGAGATGATGGATAAGCAATTCTATCCCctaaattaaagggattgtccagttgccaACTACTTGATAGGCCTATCTGCAGACCTGGCTATCATACCAGTCAGCTGCTTTCTGGGTTAGTGTGCTCACACActcagcagacagctctgttcccactgcagtcgCCAGGTTTGCTATTGCAGGCTAAGTTGCCTGTaaaatgaataggaactttgccagtaataccaagcctggccactacaatgggaatggagctgtctgcttcctgcagaaatcagctcagtgcaagaCAGTGGTAaactgatcagctgggatcctggGCGGTGGAGCCccactgatttactattgatgggcttatcctgaggatagtttgcaactggacaacccattttaaacagctgtctttttttttttttttaatctgattaGGGGAGAATCTCCTCCAGAAGTGGCAGGTACTCGCTGATCTGCTGAGTTGCTCCCAAGATCTCATCAGCACACTGAGCCGTCTTGGAAGTGTTTCGGAAGCAAAGTCTTTTTGCTTGGAGGGACTAAGATTAGCTAAAACTCTTCATAGCATGCGTCAGTAAGTAGTTATTCTAGTCATTCTCTGATTTCTACCCTTATTCCAGTTTGTTGCCAAGGTGTTTCTTTTCAAATCTTGTTTTAATATGGGGTCCTTTCCTTCAATTAACTTCTACTACGGCTCTCCTGAATTTCATTGGGGTTTCTTGGTATAGCTTTCCCACTTGACATTTAGAATGTACATCAAAGGAAGTCAAGGCAGGTCATTTGCTCAGGCCGCCATCTTATACTTCGCCTACAAAGCTCTTATGTAGATGAGGCTCTAGCTTCTTCTGCCATCAGTTCTAAACTTATGGTGGGAGTGCTGGCGTTCTTAGTAACTGAAGCTGTATTTTAATCAAATTGCCCCTTATGGCTATTCATTAGATTGCCGCTTTTAATGTGACCTCCCATTCACTTCTTTGATCCAAGCCATTACTACAGCTCCAGCCTTTAGATTTATTCAGAAAGCGGAAAACTGCATAACTCTTGGTCTTTATAGATACATCACTTAATGGGAAATTGCTTTATCCATGCAAGCTTTAGATTTCTTAATTGTATCTGGCAGTTTTCTATCGCAATGAAACTGACACTTATGGACTGTTTTCACCTTGCAGCTGTGCAGACTTTTTGGTGAGGAAGGCAGAACTAGAAACGTTACGTGCTGAGCCTCAACAATGTGAAGATGACTTGCAGTATGTGGTTTTCCTTATGGAGTCTTGTACAGGTAAGTTAGCCTTTACTATTGTAAACAATGGTTTTTATACATTGGTTCCCTTTAGCACAAAGCAAAACGTgtcaccgggttcatgctgccggaACCATGGGTAGCATGAACCGGAGAGAGGTATGCCCATTGCCTCCTATATGCGATGGCCTGAAACACACTGGTGTTTCAGAATCAACACACTTTAGAAGTTTGATTCGGAATGGAGCTCCAAGTCAAAGGTGGGCTGCACCACCAGCCTTGACCTGCCCAGGACATGTTGACTGAGAGCTCTGTCCCTACACACAAGCAAGAAGTCAGTTAACATGCTGCAGCTGGGGAGAGGCCGGCACTGCTTGCCTTTTTGACTTGGTTCTGTTCCGAATCAAACTTAAGTGTGTTTATTGTGAAACCCTCAGCATTTCACATGGGAGCAATGGGCATACCTCTTCcatgttcatgctgcccatggttcaggCAGTATGAACCCAGTGAAAGGTTCCCTTTTTAAAGATTTGAGCAGTTCTACACTCCCTGCCAACCTTACATCGGGCGTGGAGAGGCAACCGTCTGGCAGCCAACGATTTATAGTGCATGGGTTTCATTAATTTTATTTGGACCTGTGCATGATACTGACTGGCTATTGGAATGGTTGCCTTTAagctgcttttacatggaacgattaccgTTAAGAAAAATCACTGGATCGTTCGAATCTCAAGTTcagtttgcttatcgttcatttcatgcaagccgGAAAATCTTTGATTTGTTAATCGTTCAAACACTGATCATTGtttactgtaccagtgaatgagagcgactgaACGATCCTGTTTAAacgttaaaaaattatttatagtTGTGTTTGAAGTCACCACCCGAGTAAAGTCTAATCTTTTGCTCGGGTGAATGATTTCTTACACCGTGTAAAAGTAACCTTATCCGCTTGCAAGTTTGCAGTTGTATCGCACCCAATGTCAGATCGGCCAGAGAATtgtctgcacaacccctttacagTAATATGGTTACATCGCCTTGTGTTACATGGGTCTTATGTTGTGTTTTTGCAATTTAATGGAAAATTCAATCGGTCTCTTGTTAGATTTCTCTGCAAAATCTCAACAGAAAGAAGTGAAAATAAAAGTTTCTAAAGGAAAGCGGCCAAACAAAAAAGGGAAGACTCCGGAGTTTACTCCTAGCCCAACAGATGACTTCTTGAAAGGTGTTCAATTTCAGTTTGTGGAAACCAGAGACCTAACGAAACATCCAGGATCACCTACAGTTGTACCTTCATCTGTGAAGAGCCTTCCTCAGTTTGTGTCCCATACAATAGAGTGCACATGTCCCTTATGTTCTGACCTTATTCTCTCTCTGCTAAGCGCAAGGTGGCAGGTTGCTCAAGCAGAAAATGACCCCCAATGTCAAGCCTTGTTACGATCCGCTCTGAAGCGTTGTCAGTCCATAACTGTCCGATTCACTAAACGTTTGAATGGACTCCTCAACTCAAAGGATGGAGATCTGGGAATTGCTGATGAGCTAACAGCTCAGGTGTACCAGAATATAGTATCTCTGAGTCGTCCTCCTAATCTGCCTGAGGGTGTTTTAGAAGATGGTTTACGCTTTGTTTCTTCACGTCCGGCTAATTTCCCCAAGTACTGGATGGCGAGTCTTTTACTAGTAAAAGCCCTGGACTCCATTTACAAGCTCGCAACAAAATATGGTGGATGCATTTCAGATCTATTTGTGCAAGTATGGGGATGGAAACCAcaacaagaaggaaaaaaagctaCTGGAGTTAAGGGTAACATAACCTGTTATAGTGCGCTCAACAGTAAGAGGAAAGGATCGAACAAGAATTCTGTAGATCTTAATGATATATTTTCCCAGGAAGAATCTGATTCCTCTCTTTCATCTGTGCTTGCGAAGGCTCAAACGCCTCTCCGAAGGGACCGTTCGACTTCACAAAGCAAGCCTGTTATCTCAACTGTTGCCAAAAAGAGTTCTGTCACAGTCTACAGTGAAGAGTTTCCTCAGCCAGAACTAGAACCAAGAGCTCCAAGAAGACGCAAGACTAGACCCGTCATCAAGGTGAGTGTAGAAGTGTCAATCATTCTGTTCACCTTTACTTATAACTATACTGCCTGTGTATATGGGGTATCAGGAGATTAGTTTTGAAAGCCTCTCTGAATTGAGATTATCTCTTCCACCTTTTTAGGTTGATTTCAGCGACAGTGATTTGGAAATGCCAGATGACACGGATAATGACCCAACCTGGAATGGTAAAAAGTCAATGGAGCATGCAAAGCCTGGTACCCGGGGAAGAGCGAGCTCGAAGAGCTCTGTAGCCCTAGTTGTTTCAGAGTCTGATGAGGATGACCTGACCACAAAAAGCCGGTCCAAGAAAGGAAGAGGAACTGCAAAAAAGGTGCCAAAACAGAGCAGCTCTCCTGCCATGCAGAGGCGCCGTCCACAAGGAAAAGTGGATAATGCTCCTGTGGAAATTTTACGCTCAATAGAGGAAGAACCTGAGTCGTTAGATCTCAGTATCGATGAACTACGGGCATCTGATACAGAGGATGCAAAACCATCAAAAGGTAAATTATTGGTTGCTATCGAACAGCTTTTAATAGGGCTTTTTTCATTTGAAATAAAGGCTATTAAAATGTGGTCTGCTGTAAAAACTTGTAAAACTAATCCTGAAGATCCCAGCTTGATACAATATTCTGTGGTAATTACACGTAGAGGTGAGTTATGCATTCTATATAGTGATCATTGGGCAGTGACTGCTGTTGGCTCTGTCCCTCCCACTTGTGGTAGATTGTACTCTGCCTCTCCCTTGACATCACTACCATTAACACCCCCTTGACAAGTGTGGTGATTGGACTTGTGGGGATTAACTTTCTGAAGGCAAACACCCCCCCTCTGAGCTCTGTGATCTGTATAAATGCACTTGGCACATGCACCTtcagagagatttttttttcacaagggTCAGGAGAGCAGCAGAGTACTGCTGGCTAGGAGTGTGAGGGAGAGCTGACGGCAGGCACTGCCTTATACAACAGTCCTGGTTATTAGGTTTTGCATGCTCATTGCGGTGATGAATATgcctgtgaaaaggtgggtcctGATGACCTTTAGAAACCTTTTTCTAGTTCAAGGGATTGTTCCACAAACTGTTTTTATCCGCGGGATGGGTGATTGTCAATCACTTAATGGTTGTCCTGAACCTACTAGTGATGGTTTAAAGTTAATTTtgtaaatgttttgttttaagttttaCTTTTATTATACTTTCCTGTGAGACCTTTTTGATATGGTgtatttaacttgcaaaaaattaataaaagatatTAAACGGTTGTCCTGATCTTCCCATTCCTCTTTACTACATGACCGCAGGGAGGATGAGCTTTGAAAGGAGTAGTTGTTGAGCATACGGAATGGCACTCCATTCAACATCTATGCGATTAACGGAAGTGGCCGAGGACTTTTACTAGGTTATCTTACAGTCCCATATatcttgaatggagtggcagaaaacatGCTTGACCACTGCTGCATTTAAACTCCTATTCACTGTGGTTGTGCAGTGAGGTGGAACGGGAGACTCGGGCCTTCGTCCTAGTGAGCCCTGTTCTAGCTGACTTTTTACACCTATCCTCTGGAGGGGTGGTAAGTGTCCACTAATGGCACAACAGGTCTCTCAACCATATCTGACAGTGCTGATGGGAAGATTTCACATAGTGGGGGAATCATTCACTGTACTATCTGGACATTACATAAGGCTATATATTTAGGACTATGTCTGCTATACatgaacagcttttttttttttttttttttaagatcttAAGTCTTCAGTCACGTACAGCATTAATAAGCTCTTATTTCTAAAAGACTTGCAGTATGATGAAATGTACTATAATTTATTTATAAACTAGGTTGCAAAGGACAAAAATCCTCCAAAAAGGAGAAGGTGGCAGAGTGTGAGATTCTTAGAAGAGATACCGGAGGGGACCTGCACGGCTGGGCTTCAGGAACAAGGCAGCGGGAAACTGATACAAATATCTTTAACTTTTCCAGACTCTTGTCTTCTCTACCAGATACATTCAGTAAGTAAAACTCGCAAACTCTTGAGTGGATTGGAGATGACCTGACTCATAATTCTTGGCTGAATACTATGACATCATACAATCAGCTTTATAATATTGGGAATTTTGTATTTTGGTGACATATTCCTTTTATACCTCATGTCCATCTTGTACAATGTAACAGACGTGTTCTTTTCTTTTGCGAATTATTATTTTACTTTATTGTTTTACTATTCTTTCTTTCACCAGGTGTCTCTGATCTGGACTCTGTCTTTACTCTTCTCCACGAGGCGTTGGAGTCTGTAGCCCATTTTCCTCCTTCTGCCTTATACTCCAAACTATGCCAACTTCTTGCTCTTTGCTCTGGAGGACAAGACCCCTATATGACTGCACTTTTAGTTAACGAATCCGTCGCTGTCACTTTGAGGCATCAGTTGCTCAGTGAGATTCATCGGAAGCTAAGGTAACGTGTTAGTAAATAAAGTGCTCCTTTGGATAGCTTCTGCTATGAAGATCAAATGTTCCATCACTCTTTGAGCAGTGGGTGTCAGACCCCCGTCAACCAGTTCTTCCGTAATACAGCCAGTGGCTGTATTGGGGACCTACAACACAGCGCCTTTCACTTGTGTGAAGCTGTGCTGCAGTTCAATGCGCAGCGAGTGGCCAGGAGCACAATTGTGCAGGGAAAACTAAAGTGAATGCAATACTATACCAGCGCTGTAATCCCTTCATACAGAGGGTTTCCTAGTGATTAGGCCACAAactataaagtgatggcatatcttaTGTGTAATTTTCTAACTTGATACAACCTGTTAATATAGCACGGTCTTGAGTATTCATCCCAAGATGTTTTCTTAATTTCTTAGGAAACTAAAAAAGGAGGGTTTAGGGGATCTGACTGACAAGTTACAGTACCTTTCTCTGGATGATCACAAGGACCCAAGGGTTCAATATCTCTCGCAACTTGAGGGTCTCTTCCAGTTTCCAAAACAATCCATACAAGCACATTCATTCAAGGAGCAGATCCAACAGATCCCAGCAAGTAAGTCTTACTGAGAATGATTTGTGTCCTGAAAGCTGTGATCCAGTCGCTGACCGAGCTCTGGTGTTTTACAGACACAGCGGTGTGCATACTGACTTTAGCTGACTCCCAGACAAGGAACCCCGGAGATGCACTACTACTTTGTAGGCTTGAATCGGGAAATGCTCCTGTTACAGTGCAAATACCTACTGCACAGCTGAAGGTAATGCCCAATTAACCGTAGCATCTTCTCCCTGTTCTATTGGCCAAGATTGGTGTTAACGTCCAACCATTTTAACCCCTCAGATGCCACGATCAGCGATATCTACTGCACCTAAGTAGTTGTACAAAGGGAGATCCCTTTCACATGAGGCCCCTTGTacaatttttaatggtttccttcacatttgcaatgttttcactcatgcaatgttgtgagggggggggggggggggacgcagcatgtcctatcatgCTGAGACTCAATCGCAGAAAAAACTTCCCTTTTTTGGGGCCCTTGTTTTTCtcaatcaccagtgtgaaggagccctaagggttgtGGTAAGGATTTATAAAAAAGGATAGTTTGCTGGCATAATGCTCAGAAAAGTAGGTTTTATTTCCCTACCTCCATGTATAAAATACTCCTAATGGTTTTTGATAGATGCCTCTGAGCTCAGCACTACAAGAGTTTGATGAAATACAGAAACAGCAAAAAGCTGTCAACAATCTGACCGATAAGAAGGAATGGTGGGAAGGCCGCACTGCCCTGGACAACCGCATGAAGGTACGCACCTCAGTAGTCTGTGTATTGTATGCTGACTCGTGAAGAATACTATAGAATATTCCGTCTTGGCAAGTTCTTCCCTGCCCACAGAATAAGtggtaacttgctgatcagtgagggtccaaccATCGGGACCACAATCGATCCCAAGATTTTAGCCCCAGTGTGCCCTGAAGTTCTGGCAGTGGTGGCCGTGCATGTGCACCTCTGCTGCGCTCTAGTGAGACTTCTGGAGATAACCTTGTGTTTTGAACGGTTATCTCTGGCAGTCTCATTTGAAGTAGAGGTGTGCCACTGTTGCTGGAACTTtggaattggtgggggtctcggtgGTCAGACCCTCACCacattatcccctattctgtggctaactttctgagatgggaataacccCTTGAAGGAATCTTGCACTCTAACAACATAGAGCATGCAGGAAATATGTAGGAATAACTTGTACTTCTTTCACATGTAGGCTTTAATCCAGTCCTTAGATGAACAGGTACTAGGATGCTGGAAGGGTCTGCTATCTCCACCGTGTTCCACATCTGCTTTAGAAGAAGAAGCTAAAGGACTTTCTAAGGCACTGACACTGTATGGCTGGAGAAGAACCGAAACTGCACTTCTGAAGGTGAGTTCTGGTTAAGATGATGTGAGATCAATGAAAACCTCTACAAAACtaaagtttttttgggggggcttctTAAGCCAATTTCAAGTTGTTGAAGTGTGAGATGTATAAAGTATTTATAACACTACCTGGAAAGAATGACAGGGGTAACGGGCTGCTTTTTCCATGGACACTCCCGTTTTAAACTCAAGCTACTCATGTATAGTTGGTTGGTAAATCGGAGGGTAGCACTGCTTTAAGATATGGTTTAGTTAGGCAACGGTTACTCTAAGAGGTTTTATGTTCTCTAACTTTTGGATTTATTTTGTTTCAATTCTTCACAATTTTCAGGGTGCGTTTGTTGTCTCTGAAATGTATTCCAGCCGTCTAATTCACGGACTGCAACCACCTCCATAACTAGTCGTCTTCCCATACGGGAAGTGGATACAGTTATTGCTCCATGAGCTACACGGCATCTGTACAAATCTCTGCAGTGGTTTGCTACCATGTGCCAGTCTGGCTGCTACACTATAGCAGGTCTGGGTCTGGACGGGTTTACAGTCTCTGAATGTAGTCTAATTCTCTGACAGCAGACATTGATAAAGAGCAAATGAGAAACtgtatattagaaaaagcatgttTTCTCTTACACTGTCTCAAGCTGGCGTTCCACGGTAATACTACGAGCTATGAGTGTGTACTATAAATGCATTAATGCATTTTTGTTTTGCAGGCAATTTTAGGAGGCTGCCGCCATTTAACCCAACAGCATATTCATTTCTTGGTCCAAGGATTTTGTACCTCAAAGACTGAACAGGCGGAGGAGCTGCTTCAGAAAGCTGTGGATAGGCTGAAATTGAAGATGGAACCTACAGAAGGGCATCTAGTTCTAATATTGGATAAGGTGAGCTGCAGCATTTTTATgctactgtcttttttttttcttcaggtgtctaaaaaaaaaaaggaataggaTGGGCTCCCATCAATATAAGCTGGGGTTTTTTCTCACAGAAACCATTCCACTCTTATCTGTGGGTTGACTTTGGTATTGCATTTAAAATGAGTGGTGCGAatctgcaataccatacacaacctcTGGAGGGGGTATAGCATAGTTCTTGCGTCAAAGCagctattttttcatttttctggagaaccccttttaaaggggttgtctgaagtAAAATCCCATATGACAAAAAAAGCCGACAGCTCAGTCACAGAATTCATTAATtgctgtgctctgattggatgCTGCAGCTTGAGATGTCTCATACAAACTGCTGCAGCCTATAAACAGTGTCACAGCGACGACCTGAAACAATCAACgtgggaattttttatttttttaaagcctaAATTTTGGACTGATAAGTTAATCTTTATAATGACTGGAGCTTTGGTTCTCGGATGCAAAGCTCTAAATTCTCTATAGTTAAAGAGGTATTTCAATCTTTGATAGGACATATCCACAGTacatggggtgtgtgtgtgtgtgtgtgtgtgtgtgtgttccatcGGTCTTCAAAATAAGGTCCTCTGCCCCCGATCACTCCTGGTGGGAAATGATTCCCTCATTCATAGCATATCTGTTGGATAACTTTCTTAAAAGATTGTTCCAAGATTGCAAGAATAAGGAATAACTCGCTGATCAGTGAGGGGTCTCCCGTGATCCGTTGTGCTGGTCAATGATGTCCGCATGAAgggagcgctggctgagcatgaGTGGTCAGCaacgccattcatttcaatggggcgtgGTTATTTCTGCAtcctcattgaaagtgaatggtgtGCTTGCATGACCATACTTCATTCAGTCATCTCCTTAATGCAGGGGGGAGGGTGTAGTAAACCTGCAGTGGGAAGGATAGGGGGGAGGGGCTCCTATTGATCAGCacattattccctatcctatggggatagggggtaactttatTATTAGTACAATCCCATTaatgaaacctttttttttttttctcatttattttTAAACCTGCTTGGGAATTACAGTGTGATCTATTGATTATGTTTTAACCTCTTTTATAACCCTCCAAAAGCATCTTCAGAAGTTGCCTTGGGAGAGTATGCCGTGCCTGCTAACCAGATCAGTGACTCGTCTTCCATCCCTGCATTTTCTGCTCAACTATGGTCTGCTGAAAAAGGTACATTGCTGCTCTGTCCCTCCTCGTTTAGAGTGAATAGGTTTTAAAGTATGGAAAGCTGGCAGTGCGTCTTGGTGTCGCGCACATTGGCAGCACATTAAGGACACAATGTCTTCTGTTTTCAGCCATGCTTTGTTTTATTACAAGAACATATTTGTGACTCCTATAAAGTATAAGTTGGCATCCTTGACTCTTAATGAGAGATGGGTGGGTTTTGGTTGGATGCCTTTGCTTCTGTTTAGCAGTTTTTGTTCTTCCTGCAGCACCAGCCTCAGAGCACCCTTGTTCATGGGGTTGATCCCAAGAAAACCTTCTATGTCCTCAATCCTCAGTCCAATCTGCCTGGCACAGAGGAGCGTTTCAGGGACTGGTTCAAaaagtaagttgtttttttttgactTGTCTGTTCTACCATATTCACTAACTTGCCACCCACTGCTTATAAATAACTATATACACAAAATGCTTTTTATAGCAAGTAGTAAGTCGTTCAGATTCAGTTAAAAGTTCTTGTTCTATCTAGCGCACTCAAGAGGATTTGGAGTATTGGAGGTTTGTGGCTAACGCAATTATTGAGATAGTGTTACAAATAAAGTAGGAGCAATTGTGGGAGAGCTTGAAGGGGGTGTGTCATGTTTATCCcctatctgattggtgggagttcaaCTGCTGTGACCCTTGTCAATTGCGAGAATGGGGGTTCTAAATAGGCCTGAATAAATTGGTGCCAGTGGTCACACGTGTGTCATGGCTCCATTCCTTTTATTGGGATCACCAGAGATGGCAGAGCTCAAGTGCTTGACTATCTTGGaagtcctattgaaataaatggcgtGACAGGGCATATACTCAACCACCCCTATTCTTGTGATAGATGGGGGCTTGGCAGAAGGACCCACATCGATCAGATAGTTATCAACTGACCTATGAATAAGGAGAtactactttttttcttttggataACCCAATTTTAAAGCTGAGCATAATTTTATTTTATCTCCATACAATGGCCTTAATGTATGGTACAGTCAGTTGTATAAGGTAATACAATCCCCTGGGGAATAGAGAAAACTCAGATCAATGCCTATGATTCCATCATATGTTGCATTTGTTCGGCCAAGGgttgaacagagcaggaaaacggaaaccCCTAGCACTGTGAACTAGGCGTAAAGCAGACTTCTCCCTTATACTTGGTATACATATATCCTTAGCTCAGTAGGGATGGTGTGTAGCGTTTTTAATGTGTAGCGTTTTTAATGTGTAGCGtttttgtcttaaaaaaaaaatatatatatatagcattatataaatatttaaagggaacctgtcagctggaAAATGTTATCCAAACtgtaggcagcatgttatagaggagGAAGAACTGAGCAGAATatacagttttatggggaaagattctctataacttgtattttattcatttaacaacttagtgatggccccatcgggaaattacgtcctcagtaagtggtctttaatcctagaggacgtagttttatgcatccttttaggattaatgcccacttgcctgaggacgtgacagctccatgctgtcggtgcccgcaggtagccgacagcatggagcggtcatcccaggatgcgggcagtcacccccggcattgcgatctgcGCtatcaatggatagcgccgatcacaataaagtaattaaaagtgcgtaaaaagttagatattcagctgccctgatgtgtagccaggagcagagagattataccggggacatgatcactgttatccaatggataacagtgatcatgtaaagtaaaaaaaagtgtaaaaagtaaaaaaaaaaagttttaaaaaaagttaaagtttacgtttcatctccccccccccccccccccaacgtgagggaggatgaaatgatttACCTAAGACcctcggatttatccgcggaccttaccccagcttctgcgcacgcgcccgtcgccacaatGTCAGGCacagcgcaaaagctgtggattgccaggataattttaaatctccctgctcctggctacaaaatttagccgagagcctggagatttcacaggggggccgcggtgagcggttcctaatcacgtaaaagtaaaaaaaaggtgacggttcatctcccctcaccaatgcgatcggtgaggtgagatgaaactttttaccggaggcctccgtatttgcaccctgacgcgatcttcctccgtgaactttcccggattctgcacatgcgaccgccggcaaaacaccgaacacctgcgcaggagtcggggagccgaggaaatttaaaatctccttgctcatcgctaagcgacagtgcgggaaatacaaacaaaaaaaagtactgtgcatgaccgcctgtgtgagtaggcagttatgcacagtacattacgcggccgtacgcagggtcacggccggatcacagctgggatccgctgcgggcctccgcaagcggattccacctacggctgcgtgagcccggcgttattcagaccgctacctgtgatacgtaatttacaagaagccgcgggaacgttcgccttcctgcagttccaggagcaccttgttgagcgtcttctgttcgagaccgc
This window contains:
- the ESPL1 gene encoding separin isoform X1 is translated as MKAFRAADFIKLTSSLEGVVKLQAELKSCMTDVPCEPSSPDQLSDQRFVCDRLLRACNHWAAESSCHEHLQSLVPLVELTSRGFCVSSPQRTPFYLEKILFHLLKNVCAHESSHPICIQLSDLLYFYLNDCPSEQQNSGDFTAVAKSSFVCLWKVAGEWEQKQSASPYNRESLHLRLHAARFLMLVEMSTSHADSPITILRHVKYATLAFDAKGKCCSQSDGLFLSECLENLLIKPLQAHQKLTHPWTCSLVEMTLERLRVLCKSSCFRQAKEVIQQATRCLNRSTGCCQSALTLLNLTVEMHEWMKASQIVKHLMQMAQSIDKVCSLGDGWQCQALSECCQFTVSCLDGHFKHASDLVKQEADVVLGLAKFLEAHFKLLERQVSVVPDDGCSQLRSLKQQQFCGLQQFTNVACSFLQNCKDIKTAELQLLLGACKDVVSRMLISIRGPSAQESTEFFNVTASCVHNMAYWFYSQKKYKEASDLVSPLCERLAAGPGGEPQLAVEKVHRCFKLHVESCRKAGHTALGLAAVTLWLRALRSQVSQHVAEPVAQWVRLKIDGARNGDEDLRLHTLKDGLADYPMDPELMVSLLSEELRGYKSVHGDTGQERYNTICDLLELCAEDSSLAHHRPAFLLELAQVLCYHDYSGQTECTALDAVQDCLRLLDSTSQVAESQECLLDIKAQALLWQYICTLEANMREGLEEQHRKEKLATQPGWTGIDYEPNDLNYEDKLHDDQSARDGICFTLAGEAGPMKGLDEALALWKDLLSSSEVPSLNSSEQTVFSLHLLGSLFRLMGKPLQAIQSFLLVRHLCSSLGDNIWAAGALCHLTKVLFYLESPTYAKVTLQEAEAALQRADSSSEIYVLTDFCCQLLQSHLCRVTNQIEKGVQLLVNLLQHPSLQKSSKAWYLLKVQILQELSMFLRLPPSVLLPDLYKQLQSHGWHNSETALTEAHKLLRSIVLLLLGNDVLSTSKATSDSRFVDNGENLLQKWQVLADLLSCSQDLISTLSRLGSVSEAKSFCLEGLRLAKTLHSMRHCADFLVRKAELETLRAEPQQCEDDLQYVVFLMESCTDFSAKSQQKEVKIKVSKGKRPNKKGKTPEFTPSPTDDFLKGVQFQFVETRDLTKHPGSPTVVPSSVKSLPQFVSHTIECTCPLCSDLILSLLSARWQVAQAENDPQCQALLRSALKRCQSITVRFTKRLNGLLNSKDGDLGIADELTAQVYQNIVSLSRPPNLPEGVLEDGLRFVSSRPANFPKYWMASLLLVKALDSIYKLATKYGGCISDLFVQVWGWKPQQEGKKATGVKGNITCYSALNSKRKGSNKNSVDLNDIFSQEESDSSLSSVLAKAQTPLRRDRSTSQSKPVISTVAKKSSVTVYSEEFPQPELEPRAPRRRKTRPVIKVDFSDSDLEMPDDTDNDPTWNGKKSMEHAKPGTRGRASSKSSVALVVSESDEDDLTTKSRSKKGRGTAKKVPKQSSSPAMQRRRPQGKVDNAPVEILRSIEEEPESLDLSIDELRASDTEDAKPSKGCKGQKSSKKEKVAECEILRRDTGGDLHGWASGTRQRETDTNIFNFSRLLSSLPDTFSVSDLDSVFTLLHEALESVAHFPPSALYSKLCQLLALCSGGQDPYMTALLVNESVAVTLRHQLLSEIHRKLRKLKKEGLGDLTDKLQYLSLDDHKDPRVQYLSQLEGLFQFPKQSIQAHSFKEQIQQIPANTAVCILTLADSQTRNPGDALLLCRLESGNAPVTVQIPTAQLKMPLSSALQEFDEIQKQQKAVNNLTDKKEWWEGRTALDNRMKALIQSLDEQVLGCWKGLLSPPCSTSALEEEAKGLSKALTLYGWRRTETALLKAILGGCRHLTQQHIHFLVQGFCTSKTEQAEELLQKAVDRLKLKMEPTEGHLVLILDKHLQKLPWESMPCLLTRSVTRLPSLHFLLNYGLLKKHQPQSTLVHGVDPKKTFYVLNPQSNLPGTEERFRDWFKNEPGWKGVIRSAPKSDEVQYALTKQDLYIYVGHGAGAHFLDAQTLQRLDCNAVVLLFGCSSAALAVRGDLEGAGIVLKYLMAGCPLVVGNLWDVTDREIDRYTVAFLQGWLKAGPGASLLKYLSESRQAPKLKYIIGAAPVAFGLPVALQ